One genomic segment of Desulfovibrio sp. UCD-KL4C includes these proteins:
- the lepB gene encoding signal peptidase I — MNPRWQSTVKEYIEALFIALLLALFIRTFIVQAFKIPSGSMLQTLQIGDHLLVKKFTYGVKVPFTSKVVIKMGDPKYKDIIVFRYPGDPSIDYIKRVIGVPGDTVEIKNKKVFVNGKELIEPYTQFIDKDHISALRDNMPPRHIPEGEYFVMGDNRDGSNDSRFWGNVPRDNILGKAWILYWSWGGPNTVRWDRIGHILH; from the coding sequence ATGAATCCTAGATGGCAGAGTACCGTTAAAGAGTATATTGAGGCCCTTTTTATTGCCCTTTTATTGGCCCTTTTTATAAGAACTTTTATAGTTCAGGCCTTTAAAATCCCATCCGGTTCCATGTTGCAGACTCTTCAGATCGGAGATCATCTTCTGGTAAAGAAGTTTACTTATGGAGTTAAGGTTCCGTTTACTTCAAAGGTTGTGATCAAGATGGGCGACCCTAAGTATAAGGATATTATTGTATTTAGATATCCTGGTGATCCCAGCATAGATTATATTAAAAGAGTAATTGGTGTTCCTGGCGATACTGTTGAGATTAAAAATAAGAAAGTTTTTGTGAACGGTAAGGAACTGATTGAGCCGTATACACAGTTTATAGATAAGGATCATATCTCTGCGCTTAGAGATAATATGCCTCCGCGCCATATTCCAGAAGGTGAATATTTTGTAATGGGCGATAATAGAGACGGGTCCAATGATTCAAGATTCTGGGGGAATGTTCCTCGCGATAATATTTTGGGCAAGGCCTGGATTTTATATTGGTCATGGGGCGGACCTAATACCGTGCGCTGGGATCGTATAGGGCATATCCTCCACTAA
- the lepA gene encoding translation elongation factor 4, with translation MVKISNIRNFSIIAHIDHGKSTLADRILEITGLVGDREKKAQYLDKMDLERERGITIKAQSVRIPYKGLDGEDYILNLIDTPGHVDFSYEVSRSLAASDGALLVVDSTQGVEAQTLANVFLALDHDLEIIPVLNKVDLASADVDRVASEIEEIIGLDCTDPLMISAKTGLNVDKVLESIVTNLPAPTGDPNKPLKALIFDSWYDSYQGVVVLFRILDGTIKKGDKIQIFSSKSIFDVTTLGVYSPEALGVKSLSAGEVGFLCASMKELNDAPVGDTITLASDPVEEPFPGFQEVKAMVFCGLYPVEPAEYEPLKGALEKLQLNDTAFSYEPESSTALGFGFRCGFLGLLHMEIIQERLEREFQAKLIATAPSVIYQAKLMNGTVLEIDNPSKMPEATELESLSEPYCRLEIHVPNEYVGAVLKLCEEKRGIQKDMRYLSSSRVIITYEVPFAEIMYDFFDKLKSHTKGYASLDYEIIDYRVSNLVKLDILINTDPVDAFSVIVHKDSAYSHGRSLALKLKRAIPRQMFEVVIQAAIARKIIAKERVAPFRKNVIAKCYGGDISRKRKLLEKQKEGKKRMKKMGNIEIPQEAFLVVLKAGDE, from the coding sequence ATGGTAAAAATATCAAATATAAGAAATTTCAGTATTATCGCACATATCGATCACGGTAAGTCAACTTTGGCTGACCGTATTCTTGAAATCACTGGCCTTGTCGGTGATCGCGAAAAAAAAGCTCAATATCTTGATAAGATGGATCTTGAGCGTGAGCGTGGAATTACAATCAAAGCTCAGAGTGTTCGTATACCTTATAAAGGTTTAGATGGTGAGGATTATATCCTTAACCTGATCGATACTCCCGGTCATGTTGACTTCAGTTATGAAGTTTCGCGTAGTCTTGCCGCTTCTGACGGAGCCTTGCTTGTTGTTGACTCAACACAGGGTGTTGAAGCGCAGACTCTTGCTAATGTGTTTTTGGCTCTTGATCATGACCTTGAGATTATTCCTGTTTTAAACAAGGTTGATTTGGCCAGTGCTGATGTTGACAGAGTTGCCAGTGAAATTGAAGAGATCATCGGTCTGGATTGTACTGATCCCCTCATGATAAGTGCGAAAACAGGACTTAATGTGGATAAGGTCCTTGAGTCAATTGTAACGAATCTGCCTGCTCCTACAGGAGATCCGAATAAGCCGCTTAAGGCTCTTATTTTTGATTCTTGGTACGATTCATATCAAGGCGTGGTTGTTCTTTTCCGTATTTTGGACGGAACAATTAAAAAGGGAGACAAGATCCAAATCTTTTCTTCTAAGTCTATTTTTGATGTCACGACCTTAGGAGTTTATTCTCCAGAAGCTCTTGGTGTTAAAAGTCTTAGTGCTGGTGAAGTAGGTTTTCTGTGCGCCAGCATGAAGGAGTTAAATGATGCTCCTGTAGGGGACACGATTACTCTCGCTTCTGATCCTGTTGAAGAGCCTTTTCCTGGTTTTCAGGAAGTTAAGGCAATGGTTTTTTGCGGACTCTATCCGGTTGAACCTGCCGAATACGAACCCTTAAAGGGCGCACTTGAAAAGTTGCAGCTTAATGATACTGCTTTTTCATACGAGCCTGAGTCCTCCACTGCTTTGGGATTTGGTTTCCGTTGTGGTTTTCTTGGGCTTTTGCACATGGAGATTATTCAGGAGCGGCTGGAGCGTGAATTTCAGGCTAAACTGATTGCAACAGCTCCTTCAGTTATCTATCAGGCAAAGCTTATGAATGGCACTGTCCTTGAAATTGATAATCCTAGCAAAATGCCGGAAGCCACAGAGCTGGAATCTCTTTCTGAGCCCTACTGCCGTCTGGAAATTCATGTTCCAAATGAATATGTCGGAGCAGTTCTTAAACTTTGTGAAGAAAAACGCGGTATTCAGAAGGATATGCGCTATCTTTCTTCATCAAGAGTTATTATTACTTACGAAGTTCCTTTCGCGGAAATTATGTATGACTTCTTTGATAAGTTGAAGTCTCACACGAAAGGTTATGCCTCGCTTGACTATGAAATTATTGATTATCGTGTCTCGAATCTTGTTAAACTTGATATTTTGATTAACACTGATCCTGTTGATGCCTTTTCAGTGATTGTTCATAAAGATTCGGCATATTCACATGGTAGAAGTCTTGCTTTGAAGCTCAAAAGAGCTATTCCGCGTCAAATGTTTGAAGTTGTAATTCAGGCTGCAATCGCCAGAAAAATTATTGCGAAAGAACGAGTCGCCCCGTTTAGGAAAAACGTTATTGCCAAGTGTTACGGTGGAGATATTTCCCGTAAACGCAAACTTCTTGAAAAACAGAAGGAAGGTAAGAAGCGTATGAAGAAAATGGGGAATATCGAAATCCCGCAGGAAGCTTTCCTTGTAGTACTAAAGGCCGGAGACGAATAG
- a CDS encoding TetR/AcrR family transcriptional regulator has protein sequence MPRTPVQLRSKDKKRKIIVSGMKLFSDKGFHKTNISEIATKAGVSVGSFYGYFKDKKDLLLEVSQAYGNSIIKGIYENIANEAPVHAENTAIIEFIVNSAKQAHMLSTELHREMLALKNRKPEMAKLDKRITTSFQNGIEKILKKCGNRIRVQDTNTAAKLVASAIEEIMHRCYIEKLEKDAEPLLSELTKMCTGYLFKPTD, from the coding sequence ATGCCAAGAACTCCAGTGCAACTTCGAAGCAAAGACAAGAAGAGAAAAATAATTGTATCAGGGATGAAGTTATTCTCGGACAAAGGTTTCCATAAAACAAACATAAGTGAGATTGCCACAAAAGCAGGAGTCTCAGTAGGTTCTTTTTATGGATACTTTAAAGACAAAAAAGATCTTTTGCTCGAAGTTTCACAGGCTTACGGAAACAGCATAATTAAAGGTATATACGAAAATATTGCTAACGAAGCCCCCGTACATGCAGAGAATACGGCCATTATAGAATTCATAGTAAATTCAGCAAAACAGGCACATATGCTTTCAACAGAACTGCACAGAGAAATGTTAGCCCTAAAAAACCGCAAACCTGAAATGGCTAAACTGGACAAACGGATTACAACATCATTTCAAAATGGGATTGAGAAAATACTTAAAAAATGTGGAAATAGAATAAGAGTACAGGATACGAACACAGCGGCAAAACTTGTTGCTAGTGCAATAGAAGAAATCATGCACCGTTGCTATATTGAAAAGCTAGAGAAAGACGCAGAACCTTTGCTTAGTGAACTAACTAAAATGTGCACAGGGTATTTATTTAAGCCTACGGACTGA
- a CDS encoding bacteriohemerythrin: MSKIAWNESLSLGVAELDKHHKELLYIMSLLLDALQYEQDEEAISTILSKLKEYTLFHFSAEEAFMKEIKYPELNKHIAKHSELKKKVKSFQYARFCHENLTPEDYKEFISNWLIEHIFQYDFKIIKYMQENKSSPKNFKDKVKADWKKVKAKTETGGNIKTDEKVESAIKTDTNVKDEKEES, encoded by the coding sequence GTGTCAAAAATAGCATGGAATGAATCATTAAGCCTAGGTGTTGCGGAATTAGATAAACATCATAAAGAGCTTTTATACATAATGAGTTTGCTCTTAGATGCCTTGCAGTATGAGCAGGACGAAGAAGCCATTTCGACAATACTTTCAAAGCTAAAGGAGTATACTCTTTTTCATTTCTCGGCAGAGGAAGCCTTTATGAAAGAAATTAAGTATCCTGAGCTTAATAAGCATATAGCAAAACATTCTGAACTTAAAAAGAAAGTTAAGTCTTTTCAATATGCTCGTTTTTGTCATGAAAATTTGACACCTGAAGATTATAAAGAATTTATTTCAAACTGGTTGATTGAACATATCTTTCAGTATGATTTTAAGATCATAAAATATATGCAAGAAAACAAGAGTAGTCCTAAGAATTTTAAAGATAAGGTTAAAGCTGATTGGAAGAAGGTAAAGGCCAAAACTGAAACAGGTGGAAATATTAAAACTGATGAAAAGGTTGAGTCGGCAATTAAGACTGATACGAACGTAAAGGATGAAAAAGAAGAATCTTGA
- the murI gene encoding glutamate racemase — translation MSVNKCDQPIGVFDSGVGGLTVLRALKDLLPHENFLYLGDTARVPYGTKSAESVIKYALQAGGALVKEGIKMLVVACNTASAVSIDSLMTAYSPLPVVGVVKPGAEAACLASKNGKIAVIATESTVKGGAYQRTICRMHSGAKIIAKACPLFVGLAEEGWTEGEIVEAIVARYLKPLFAEFGEEGPDTLVLGCTHFPVLHGAIAKVAGDKITLVDSAETTANTVKRILTELSLPNNSDAAGRLSFLATDSAERFSAVGSAFLGGAINLADVRSIDL, via the coding sequence TTGTCTGTTAATAAATGTGATCAGCCCATAGGTGTTTTTGATTCAGGTGTTGGAGGTTTGACAGTTCTACGTGCTTTGAAAGATTTATTGCCTCATGAAAATTTCTTGTATTTAGGCGATACAGCTCGAGTTCCTTATGGAACTAAAAGTGCCGAGTCGGTAATTAAATATGCTCTGCAAGCTGGAGGAGCACTGGTCAAGGAAGGAATCAAGATGCTGGTGGTTGCGTGCAATACCGCCTCAGCTGTTTCAATCGACAGTCTTATGACTGCATATAGTCCGCTTCCTGTCGTCGGAGTCGTTAAACCTGGAGCTGAGGCCGCCTGTCTAGCAAGCAAAAACGGTAAAATCGCGGTTATAGCAACGGAAAGTACCGTGAAGGGCGGTGCTTATCAGAGAACTATCTGCCGCATGCATTCTGGCGCAAAAATAATTGCTAAGGCGTGTCCTTTGTTTGTCGGGCTGGCAGAAGAGGGCTGGACTGAGGGCGAAATAGTTGAAGCCATTGTTGCCCGTTATTTGAAACCTTTGTTTGCAGAATTCGGTGAAGAAGGACCGGATACACTTGTTCTGGGTTGTACACATTTCCCAGTTCTTCACGGTGCGATTGCAAAGGTTGCAGGTGACAAAATTACACTTGTTGATTCAGCAGAAACAACAGCTAATACGGTTAAGCGTATTCTTACTGAGTTAAGCTTACCTAATAACTCTGATGCCGCAGGCAGGCTTTCGTTTCTTGCAACTGATTCTGCTGAAAGATTTTCAGCCGTCGGTAGTGCCTTCTTAGGTGGTGCGATTAATTTAGCAGATGTCAGATCTATAGATTTATGA
- a CDS encoding ABC transporter substrate-binding protein, which translates to MPKFLISLFTVFAFCCAEVSFAQDKLVFASGSSMDSYQSMIIYPLLKEAFQRNGIKFEVKSFPSPRALLMSNSGALDGDLHRVYEFHEVSNGDFPNLVRIECQLLVSYIGVFSSKHNARITSWAELKGATVGYRGGRQNVKKNLNGVLQDSNIFIETSELSLFRMAEKGLLDYIISESIEGKKFLYLYPDLKDVKEVGRLSEMRIYAYINKKYSDLAPKIARTLDAMKRDGSFQSIMVAARNSYCVPKKCTSHTCEEDWSAHVHH; encoded by the coding sequence ATGCCGAAGTTTTTAATTTCATTGTTTACCGTATTTGCTTTTTGCTGTGCAGAAGTTTCTTTTGCTCAAGATAAACTTGTTTTTGCATCAGGATCTTCAATGGATTCATATCAATCTATGATTATTTATCCTTTATTGAAAGAAGCATTTCAGCGTAACGGGATTAAGTTTGAGGTGAAAAGTTTCCCTAGTCCCAGAGCATTGCTTATGTCTAATTCGGGTGCTCTTGATGGTGATCTTCATCGTGTTTATGAGTTTCACGAAGTCAGTAATGGTGACTTTCCTAATCTTGTAAGAATTGAGTGTCAGCTTTTGGTTTCATATATAGGAGTTTTTTCAAGCAAGCATAATGCTAGAATAACAAGTTGGGCAGAGCTTAAAGGAGCAACAGTAGGTTATCGTGGTGGGAGGCAGAATGTTAAAAAGAATTTAAATGGTGTTTTGCAGGATAGTAATATTTTTATTGAAACGTCTGAACTCAGTTTGTTTAGAATGGCTGAAAAGGGACTTCTTGATTATATTATTTCTGAAAGTATTGAAGGTAAGAAATTTTTATATTTGTATCCAGATCTTAAAGACGTAAAGGAAGTCGGTAGGCTTAGCGAGATGAGAATTTATGCCTATATAAATAAAAAATATTCCGACCTTGCGCCTAAAATTGCGCGAACTCTTGACGCTATGAAGCGCGACGGATCTTTTCAGTCAATAATGGTAGCAGCTCGTAACTCTTATTGTGTCCCAAAAAAATGTACATCTCATACTTGTGAGGAAGATTGGTCAGCACATGTGCATCATTAA
- a CDS encoding YifB family Mg chelatase-like AAA ATPase yields the protein MISKVACAALMGIDAFKVDLEVDLARQGMPAFTMVGLAEGAVKESKERVFSALKNSGYRLPPSRITVNLAPADIRKAGSAYDLPLAVALLGAAGIIDQNLLEGWFLAGELSLAGEVKPVHGVLSLALEARKKEAKGLIVGTSNAHEAAVVEGLDVYGISSLSHLVKFLLSEEQLEPSVVDTKKLWAGRQSFEFDFAEVKGQEHAKRAIEIGAAGNHNILFIGPPGSGKTMLAKRIPTVLPPLVFEEALEVTKIYSVSGQLDRDKALIVTRPFRSPHHTISDAGMIGGGAYPKPGEVSLAHRGVLFLDELPEFKKNVLEVLRQPLEGGEVTISRAAMSLSYPADFMLVAAMNPCPCGYYTDDRHACTCTPVAVQRYASRLSGPLLDRIDLQIEVPAVDYKDLRGNKGLDSATMRESIERVRAIQAERYKDLSILTNSELSGSSLEKFCKLTEAEHTFLEQAVRSLGLSARAYTRILRIARTIADLGEEETIKVPHLAEAINYRSMDRQK from the coding sequence TTGATATCCAAAGTTGCCTGTGCCGCCCTGATGGGCATTGATGCTTTTAAAGTTGATCTCGAAGTAGACCTTGCCAGACAGGGGATGCCTGCCTTTACTATGGTAGGACTTGCCGAAGGAGCTGTTAAAGAAAGTAAGGAGCGTGTTTTTTCGGCTCTTAAGAACAGCGGGTATCGTCTTCCTCCATCACGAATTACTGTAAACTTAGCTCCTGCTGATATTCGAAAAGCCGGTTCTGCTTATGACCTGCCTTTGGCTGTGGCCTTGCTTGGCGCTGCAGGAATTATTGATCAGAATCTTCTTGAAGGTTGGTTTTTGGCAGGTGAACTTTCATTGGCTGGAGAAGTAAAACCTGTACACGGTGTTTTATCTTTAGCTCTTGAAGCACGCAAAAAAGAGGCAAAAGGGCTTATTGTAGGAACTTCTAATGCTCACGAAGCTGCAGTCGTAGAAGGGCTTGATGTTTATGGAATTTCATCTCTTTCACATCTAGTAAAATTTTTGTTAAGTGAAGAACAACTTGAGCCCTCAGTTGTTGATACGAAAAAGCTTTGGGCCGGACGTCAGAGTTTCGAATTCGATTTTGCTGAGGTGAAAGGGCAAGAGCATGCTAAGCGGGCAATTGAAATTGGCGCAGCAGGCAATCATAATATACTTTTTATAGGTCCTCCCGGTAGTGGTAAAACCATGCTAGCCAAGAGGATTCCTACCGTTCTTCCTCCTCTTGTATTTGAAGAAGCTCTTGAAGTAACTAAGATCTACAGCGTGTCCGGTCAGCTTGATCGTGATAAAGCGCTGATAGTTACTCGTCCATTTCGATCACCGCATCATACTATTTCAGATGCTGGGATGATTGGCGGAGGTGCATATCCTAAGCCCGGTGAAGTTTCGCTTGCGCATCGCGGAGTGCTCTTTTTAGATGAACTGCCCGAGTTTAAGAAAAATGTGCTTGAAGTGCTTCGTCAGCCTCTTGAAGGTGGTGAAGTAACTATTTCCCGTGCGGCAATGTCTTTATCATACCCGGCAGATTTTATGCTCGTGGCAGCAATGAATCCGTGTCCGTGTGGATATTACACTGATGATAGACATGCTTGTACATGTACCCCCGTAGCCGTGCAAAGGTATGCTTCTCGTTTATCCGGACCTCTTTTGGACCGTATCGATTTGCAGATAGAAGTTCCGGCTGTAGATTACAAAGACTTGCGTGGAAATAAAGGGCTTGATTCTGCTACGATGCGTGAAAGCATTGAGCGAGTCAGGGCAATACAGGCAGAAAGGTACAAGGACTTAAGCATACTGACTAATAGTGAACTTTCAGGTTCATCTCTTGAGAAATTTTGTAAGTTAACTGAAGCAGAACATACTTTTCTTGAGCAGGCGGTGCGGAGTCTAGGGCTTTCAGCAAGAGCATATACCCGCATACTGAGAATAGCCCGCACTATCGCAGATCTTGGCGAAGAGGAAACAATCAAAGTTCCTCATCTTGCGGAGGCAATTAATTATCGGAGTATGGATAGGCAGAAGTAA
- a CDS encoding FAD-dependent oxidoreductase: MKIKYAIIGAGPTGLGAARRLNELGEKSFIILEKNSYAGGLGSSFIDKKGFTWDIGGHVVFSHYEYYDNLLAEILAEEYLEHQRESWVKAGKAWVPYPFQNNIRYLPNQKKWECVRGLLPGVRSEEDPANFFEWINNTFGEGIAKHFMLPYNFKVWATYPEMMSFSWIGERVSIVDLKTVIKNILLERDQLSWGPNNTFRFPLNGGTGSIYRKLAETLSNRILYNTNVISIDQKNKIITDSSGNTFEYEFLLSTAPVDILVTKWLEKSPEKLVNAADMLKHNGVIVVGIGLSTSKNDSRCWMYFPDDSSPFYRVTNFHNYSPNNTPVPGQGRALMCEVSYSKHKIVDQNKIVSDVEDGLITSAMIDEEDRKDIISRWSINVDYGYPIPCLQRDEALKIVQPALESMNIYSRGRFGGWKYEVSNMDHSVMQGVEWAERMITGQPETTYRIS; this comes from the coding sequence GTGAAGATCAAATATGCCATAATTGGCGCGGGTCCAACGGGACTTGGCGCAGCCAGAAGACTGAATGAGCTTGGTGAGAAATCATTCATTATACTGGAAAAAAATTCCTATGCAGGTGGGCTCGGTTCCAGTTTTATCGACAAAAAAGGTTTCACATGGGATATCGGAGGGCATGTAGTTTTTTCACATTATGAATATTACGATAATCTTTTGGCAGAGATTCTTGCTGAAGAATATCTTGAACATCAGCGTGAGTCTTGGGTTAAAGCCGGTAAAGCATGGGTTCCATATCCTTTTCAAAATAACATAAGATATTTACCTAATCAAAAAAAATGGGAATGCGTACGGGGACTTCTTCCTGGAGTGCGGTCAGAAGAAGACCCGGCCAATTTTTTTGAATGGATTAACAATACCTTTGGCGAAGGTATAGCCAAACATTTTATGCTGCCTTACAATTTTAAAGTATGGGCAACCTATCCGGAAATGATGTCTTTTTCATGGATTGGTGAAAGAGTAAGCATTGTTGACCTCAAAACCGTTATCAAAAACATTCTTCTAGAGCGTGATCAGCTTTCATGGGGGCCGAACAATACATTCAGATTCCCGTTAAATGGCGGAACTGGATCTATCTATCGTAAACTAGCAGAAACACTCAGTAATCGTATTTTATATAACACGAACGTAATTTCTATTGATCAAAAGAATAAAATCATCACAGATTCATCTGGAAATACATTTGAATATGAATTTCTGTTAAGCACAGCTCCTGTTGATATTTTAGTTACAAAATGGCTTGAGAAATCCCCTGAAAAACTTGTGAATGCCGCAGATATGCTGAAACATAACGGCGTAATAGTAGTTGGTATCGGCTTATCGACTTCTAAAAATGATTCCCGCTGCTGGATGTATTTTCCTGATGACAGCAGTCCTTTTTACCGTGTTACAAATTTTCACAACTATTCACCCAACAACACACCTGTTCCAGGGCAGGGACGTGCTTTAATGTGTGAAGTTTCTTATTCTAAACACAAAATTGTTGATCAGAATAAAATAGTTAGTGACGTAGAAGACGGTCTCATCACTTCAGCAATGATAGACGAAGAAGACAGAAAAGATATTATCTCTAGATGGTCAATAAATGTAGATTATGGCTATCCCATACCTTGCCTGCAACGCGATGAAGCGTTAAAGATTGTACAGCCTGCGCTTGAATCTATGAATATTTATTCCCGTGGCCGCTTTGGAGGCTGGAAATACGAAGTATCAAACATGGATCATTCAGTAATGCAGGGCGTAGAATGGGCTGAAAGAATGATTACAGGACAGCCCGAAACCACTTACAGGATAAGTTAA
- a CDS encoding DUF4911 domain-containing protein, whose protein sequence is MARKKRKPRPRPLPAPPKCSSRMYIQIAPSDIAFFRFFLEAMDNLALFTVADRFKGILMLRYSAHQEREFFEFMDGLKEEIEIKILPNPSIPS, encoded by the coding sequence ATGGCCCGCAAAAAAAGAAAACCACGCCCGCGCCCACTACCGGCACCGCCTAAGTGTTCAAGCCGTATGTATATCCAGATAGCTCCATCTGATATTGCTTTCTTCAGATTTTTTCTGGAGGCGATGGATAACCTTGCACTTTTTACTGTCGCTGACAGATTCAAAGGAATCCTTATGCTCCGCTATAGTGCTCATCAAGAACGAGAATTCTTTGAGTTTATGGACGGACTTAAGGAAGAGATCGAAATTAAGATTCTTCCAAATCCCTCTATTCCATCATAA
- a CDS encoding isoprenylcysteine carboxylmethyltransferase family protein has translation MSSGKLETTGIFAVVRNPLYCAWIVVLFPGLALVSQSWLIFGMPVIAYYKFTKLIPQEETVLEKIFGKEFINYKRNVPALIPCFKKISK, from the coding sequence GTGTCTTCTGGGAAATTAGAAACTACAGGAATATTTGCAGTAGTTAGAAATCCACTTTATTGCGCATGGATAGTCGTTTTATTCCCCGGACTAGCTCTTGTTTCACAGAGTTGGCTAATTTTCGGAATGCCAGTGATAGCATATTACAAGTTTACAAAACTAATTCCGCAAGAAGAGACAGTACTTGAGAAAATATTCGGAAAAGAATTCATTAACTACAAAAGAAATGTTCCTGCTCTTATCCCATGCTTCAAAAAAATATCTAAATAA
- a CDS encoding Xaa-Pro peptidase family protein: MTISAATYEKRRENVRKRLNDRKLPPLLVNFAANRYYLSGFELHDPQCNETAGWIIVCPDGKDFLLTDPRYLDAALRIWNKDNIFIYSGNKYDALKEFFKLNSISDLAYDPKSINLFEYEKLNELCNLKAVSGLIEDLRLIKDDEEIKLMEESCALNHKVYDLIQPKLQEGRTEAEIAWEIEQLFRNNGASGLSFSTIVGVGPNAALPHAIPGETKLREGELILIDMGCRLGDYCSDQTRTFFIGDKPSERFLTVLSQVQEAQKAAIDILRPGLPIQHAYHTARAVFEKYGVEKYFTHSLGHGVGLETHEQPSLSPIAKGELKPGMVITIEPGLYYADWGGIRWEHMVLITEDGHKVF, encoded by the coding sequence ATGACCATATCTGCCGCTACTTATGAGAAAAGGCGGGAAAATGTCCGCAAACGTCTTAATGATCGCAAACTGCCTCCTTTATTGGTTAATTTTGCAGCTAACCGTTACTACCTTAGCGGATTTGAACTTCATGATCCTCAGTGCAACGAAACCGCAGGATGGATCATAGTATGCCCTGACGGAAAAGATTTTCTTTTGACAGACCCCAGATACTTAGACGCAGCTCTCAGAATCTGGAACAAAGATAATATCTTTATTTATTCCGGTAACAAATATGATGCACTTAAAGAATTCTTCAAATTAAATTCTATTTCTGACCTTGCTTATGATCCCAAATCTATTAATCTTTTTGAGTACGAAAAGCTTAATGAACTTTGCAATCTTAAAGCTGTTTCAGGACTGATCGAAGACTTACGTCTGATTAAAGATGATGAAGAAATCAAACTGATGGAAGAATCATGCGCTCTTAATCATAAAGTATACGACCTCATCCAGCCTAAGCTTCAAGAAGGACGTACTGAAGCAGAAATAGCTTGGGAAATTGAACAGCTCTTCAGAAACAACGGGGCGTCAGGTCTTTCTTTTTCCACCATTGTCGGAGTAGGCCCTAATGCAGCTCTTCCCCACGCAATTCCCGGTGAAACAAAACTTCGCGAAGGCGAACTTATTCTCATTGATATGGGTTGCAGACTTGGCGATTACTGCTCTGACCAGACTAGAACTTTCTTTATCGGCGACAAGCCTTCTGAAAGATTTTTGACTGTGCTTAGTCAGGTACAGGAAGCGCAGAAGGCCGCAATAGATATTCTGCGCCCGGGTCTTCCAATTCAACACGCATACCACACAGCAAGAGCTGTTTTTGAAAAATATGGCGTTGAAAAATATTTTACACACTCTCTCGGACATGGTGTAGGACTTGAAACTCATGAACAACCTAGCTTAAGTCCCATAGCAAAAGGCGAACTTAAACCTGGTATGGTTATTACAATTGAACCAGGCCTCTACTACGCCGATTGGGGTGGTATCCGCTGGGAGCATATGGTTCTAATCACTGAAGACGGTCACAAAGTATTCTAA
- a CDS encoding ParA family protein: protein MKTIACYNMKGGVGKTTTAVNMAYLSAHNGYRTLVWDLDPQGAATFHLGVELLQETKLKKIIKNRKLIHTLIEPTPYKNLKIIPAGFAYRNMDIVLDDSKKGKKNINKILDSLKENFDVFIFDCPPSISSLSDIVFATSDYIIMPMIPAVLSEQTFIKVREYITEMGKSKIEIIPFFNMFDRRKSLHRSLVLKNKKQYPGQFCDVMIPARANIERMGIKQAPIHAFDPTSDAAKSYLALWKEIERRTNLVKKI from the coding sequence ATGAAGACAATTGCGTGCTATAATATGAAAGGTGGCGTTGGAAAAACAACTACCGCTGTAAACATGGCTTATTTAAGTGCGCATAATGGCTACAGAACTCTTGTATGGGATCTTGATCCGCAAGGAGCAGCCACATTTCATCTAGGGGTTGAACTGCTGCAAGAAACAAAACTTAAAAAAATAATTAAAAACAGAAAACTCATTCACACTTTAATAGAGCCCACTCCATATAAGAACTTAAAAATCATTCCCGCAGGCTTTGCATATCGCAACATGGATATTGTACTTGATGACAGCAAAAAAGGTAAAAAAAATATCAATAAGATTCTTGACTCTTTAAAAGAGAATTTCGATGTGTTTATTTTTGATTGCCCGCCAAGTATTTCTTCTCTTTCAGATATTGTTTTCGCGACATCTGATTATATTATAATGCCTATGATTCCAGCTGTACTATCTGAACAAACTTTTATTAAAGTTCGCGAATACATCACTGAGATGGGAAAATCAAAGATAGAAATAATCCCTTTCTTTAATATGTTTGATAGGCGCAAAAGTCTTCACCGGTCACTGGTACTCAAAAACAAAAAACAATATCCAGGTCAGTTCTGTGATGTAATGATACCTGCTCGCGCTAACATAGAAAGAATGGGGATTAAACAAGCACCAATTCATGCATTCGATCCAACTTCAGATGCAGCCAAATCTTACTTAGCCCTTTGGAAAGAGATTGAGCGCAGAACCAATCTAGTAAAGAAAATCTAA